From the Alloalcanivorax dieselolei B5 genome, one window contains:
- a CDS encoding branched-chain amino acid ABC transporter permease, with product MEFLIVSTLNGVIYGMLLFMVSAGLTLIFGMMGVLNFAHASFYMLGAYFAYTLSGLFNFWVGLIVAPLLVAIIGMFIERYMLRRVHAHGHAHELLLTFGLVFIFEELIKLFYGDFPVNYQRPDYLNFAIFNLFGTDYPFYRVFIGLVALLMFIVLFVLLTRTRVGMVVRAAERLPDTARALGHNVPMVFLGVFGAGAALAGLSGAVAGAFFPTNPNMALELGVIVFVVVVVGGLGSLAGSLIASLLIGVFSSFAVGLDWSLASLFGLIGLGDWANSLGGLVTMPLSSISATVPFLLMLIVLLVRPAGLMGSKN from the coding sequence ATGGAGTTTCTGATCGTCTCCACGCTGAACGGCGTCATCTACGGCATGCTCCTGTTCATGGTGTCCGCCGGTTTGACGTTGATTTTCGGCATGATGGGCGTGCTCAACTTCGCCCACGCTTCGTTCTACATGTTGGGCGCCTACTTCGCCTACACCCTTTCCGGCCTGTTCAATTTCTGGGTGGGGCTGATCGTCGCCCCGTTATTGGTGGCCATCATCGGCATGTTCATCGAGCGCTACATGCTGCGCCGGGTGCATGCCCATGGCCACGCCCACGAGCTGCTGCTGACCTTCGGCCTGGTGTTCATCTTCGAGGAGTTGATCAAGCTGTTTTACGGCGACTTCCCGGTGAATTATCAGCGCCCGGACTACCTCAATTTCGCCATTTTCAATCTGTTCGGCACCGACTATCCGTTCTATCGCGTGTTCATCGGGCTGGTGGCCTTGTTGATGTTCATCGTGTTGTTCGTGCTGTTGACCCGCACCCGCGTGGGCATGGTGGTGCGTGCCGCCGAACGCCTGCCGGACACCGCGCGGGCGCTGGGGCATAACGTGCCCATGGTGTTCCTCGGTGTGTTCGGCGCCGGCGCGGCCCTGGCCGGACTGTCCGGCGCGGTGGCCGGCGCGTTCTTTCCCACCAATCCGAACATGGCCCTGGAGCTGGGCGTGATCGTTTTCGTGGTGGTGGTGGTCGGCGGACTCGGCTCCCTGGCCGGCTCGCTGATCGCTTCGTTGCTGATCGGCGTATTCAGTTCCTTCGCGGTGGGCCTGGACTGGTCGCTGGCTTCGTTGTTCGGCCTGATCGGCCTGGGTGACTGGGCCAACAGTCTGGGGGGCCTGGTGACCATGCCGCTGTCCTCGATTTCCGCCACCGTTCCCTTCCTGTTGATGCTCATCGTGCTGCTGGTGCGTCCAGCCGGCCTGATGGGCTCGAAGAATTGA
- a CDS encoding branched-chain amino acid ABC transporter permease: MRYALIAILALLALLIIAPPLLGTGWQYALINALIAALFAAAFNLLVGQGGMLSFGHAAYFGVGAFTVIHLMQSVEYGDIPFPTVLLPLAGAAVSLLCGALAGFFATMRSGVYFALVTLALAELLHSLAPHWDEMFGGEAGLSSMRMPSLGFTFGSTLEVYYLTLSWVVICIGLLYAYTRTPFGRLTLALRDNEQRIRFMGFNAHGTKIVVFAISAMFSGVAGSLMAISNETANYSVFSTQVSALVVLHTFVGGSTIFFGPIVGACVLSLFTFVVSGVTHSWMLYQGIIFVLVMLFAPKGIGGVIQAHIEQRHALPWKRLAAPYALATLAGLMVACATVFVVQSLEIVLSREYAAAVARTGEYAPYTVFAREWQVFHPFTWLFPVLLLVPGLYLLRRAFARIQTLWDKDDDNDNGDIPAATQELMEGGR, from the coding sequence ATGCGATACGCCCTGATTGCCATCCTCGCCCTGTTGGCGCTGCTGATCATCGCGCCGCCTCTGCTCGGCACCGGCTGGCAGTACGCGCTGATCAACGCCTTGATCGCCGCCCTGTTCGCCGCCGCCTTCAATCTGCTGGTGGGCCAGGGGGGCATGTTGTCCTTCGGTCACGCCGCCTACTTCGGCGTCGGCGCCTTCACCGTGATCCATCTGATGCAGTCGGTGGAATACGGGGATATCCCTTTCCCCACTGTGTTGCTGCCGCTGGCCGGTGCCGCCGTCAGTCTGCTGTGCGGCGCCCTGGCCGGCTTCTTCGCCACCATGCGTTCCGGCGTCTATTTCGCGCTGGTGACCCTGGCTCTGGCGGAGCTGCTGCACTCCCTGGCACCGCACTGGGACGAAATGTTCGGCGGCGAGGCCGGATTGTCGTCCATGCGCATGCCCTCCCTGGGCTTCACCTTCGGCTCCACGCTGGAAGTGTATTACCTGACGCTGTCCTGGGTGGTGATCTGCATCGGCCTGCTCTACGCCTACACCCGCACGCCTTTCGGACGGCTCACCCTGGCATTGCGCGACAACGAGCAGCGCATCCGCTTCATGGGCTTCAACGCCCACGGCACCAAGATCGTGGTGTTCGCCATCTCCGCCATGTTCTCCGGTGTCGCCGGCAGCCTGATGGCGATCTCCAACGAAACCGCCAACTACAGTGTGTTCAGCACCCAGGTCTCGGCCCTGGTGGTGCTGCATACCTTCGTTGGCGGTTCCACTATCTTCTTTGGTCCGATCGTCGGCGCCTGCGTGCTGTCGCTGTTCACCTTCGTGGTCTCGGGCGTCACCCACTCGTGGATGCTCTATCAGGGCATCATCTTCGTGCTGGTGATGCTGTTCGCGCCCAAGGGCATCGGCGGTGTCATCCAGGCCCACATCGAACAACGCCATGCCTTGCCCTGGAAGCGGCTGGCCGCCCCCTACGCGCTCGCCACTCTGGCCGGCTTGATGGTCGCCTGTGCCACCGTGTTCGTGGTGCAGAGTCTGGAAATCGTGCTGTCCCGGGAGTACGCGGCGGCGGTGGCCCGCACCGGCGAGTACGCGCCTTACACGGTGTTCGCTCGGGAATGGCAGGTGTTCCATCCGTTCACGTGGCTGTTCCCGGTGCTGTTGTTGGTGCCCGGTCTGTACCTGCTGCGCCGCGCCTTCGCCCGCATCCAGACGTTGTGGGACAAGGACGACGACAATGATAACGGCGACATCCCCGCCGCCACGCAGGAACTGATGGAAGGAGGACGCTGA
- a CDS encoding ABC transporter ATP-binding protein gives MDTAMQPDVLVIDDLQKHFGGLEIMRGVDLTIKHGERHALVGPNGAGKSTLFNLISGEHRPSGGQIYLRGQRISGLKPEQISRRGLTRSFQITNVFSRMSAFENIRIGVMARHGIRFNLYRRIKPMRAINDEAHALLQQVRLDHRADNLASDLTYSEQRALEIGMTLATGAEVILLDEPTAGMSRDETAYMVELIRQVTEGKTLMMVEHDMSVVFGLCDRISVLVYGRILATGSPEEIRSNQEVQSAYLGEEEEH, from the coding sequence ATGGACACCGCAATGCAGCCCGACGTCCTGGTCATCGACGACTTGCAAAAACACTTCGGCGGCCTGGAAATCATGCGCGGCGTGGACCTCACTATTAAACACGGCGAACGCCACGCCCTGGTCGGCCCCAACGGCGCCGGCAAATCCACCTTGTTCAATCTGATCTCCGGCGAGCACCGCCCCAGCGGCGGGCAAATCTATCTGCGCGGCCAGCGCATCAGCGGTCTGAAACCGGAACAGATCAGCCGTCGCGGTCTGACCCGGTCGTTTCAGATCACCAATGTGTTCAGCCGCATGAGCGCTTTCGAAAACATCCGCATCGGTGTCATGGCCCGGCACGGCATTCGCTTCAACCTGTATCGGCGGATCAAACCGATGCGCGCCATCAATGACGAAGCCCATGCTCTGCTGCAACAAGTGCGCCTGGACCATCGTGCCGACAACCTGGCTTCGGACCTTACCTACTCGGAGCAACGGGCGCTGGAGATCGGCATGACCCTGGCCACCGGCGCGGAAGTAATCTTGCTGGACGAACCCACCGCCGGCATGTCCCGGGACGAAACCGCCTACATGGTGGAGTTGATCCGCCAGGTCACCGAAGGCAAGACGTTGATGATGGTGGAGCACGACATGAGCGTGGTGTTTGGACTGTGCGACCGCATCTCGGTGCTGGTCTACGGCCGCATTCTCGCCACCGGCAGTCCCGAGGAGATTCGCTCTAACCAGGAGGTGCAAAGCGCTTACCTGGGCGAGGAGGAGGAACACTGA
- a CDS encoding ABC transporter ATP-binding protein — MLLDIDHLHAYYGKSHILHGVRFTMPEPRIVALLGRNGAGRSTTLKAMMGLVPPSQGKVALNGEDLAGRPAHVIARRGLGYVPEERQVFPNLTVEENLMMGMQTGAEGAPRWQAEDMYQYFPRLRERRNQKAGYLSGGEQQMLTICRSLLGNPLVLLVDEPTEGLAPMIVQVVMDVIRDIHQRGVGVLLVEQKMTMALRVASHVLVMGHGQIVFTGSTTDMQARDDIRRDWLEVA; from the coding sequence ATGCTGTTGGACATCGACCATCTGCACGCCTATTACGGCAAGAGCCATATTCTGCATGGCGTGCGTTTCACCATGCCGGAACCCCGGATTGTCGCCTTGCTGGGGCGCAACGGCGCCGGCCGCTCCACCACCCTGAAAGCGATGATGGGTCTGGTGCCCCCCAGCCAGGGCAAGGTGGCGCTCAACGGCGAGGATCTGGCCGGCCGCCCGGCCCATGTCATCGCCCGGCGCGGCCTGGGTTACGTACCGGAAGAGCGCCAGGTTTTCCCCAACCTCACCGTGGAGGAAAACCTGATGATGGGCATGCAGACCGGTGCCGAAGGCGCCCCTCGCTGGCAGGCGGAGGATATGTACCAGTACTTTCCCCGCCTGCGTGAACGCCGTAATCAGAAAGCCGGCTACCTGTCCGGCGGTGAACAGCAAATGCTCACCATCTGCCGTTCACTGCTCGGCAATCCACTGGTGCTGCTGGTGGATGAACCCACCGAAGGACTGGCGCCAATGATCGTGCAAGTGGTCATGGACGTGATCCGCGACATTCACCAACGCGGCGTGGGTGTGTTGCTGGTGGAACAGAAGATGACCATGGCCTTGCGCGTGGCCAGCCATGTACTGGTGATGGGACACGGCCAGATCGTCTTCACCGGTTCCACCACCGACATGCAGGCGCGGGATGACATTCGCCGCGACTGGTTGGAAGTGGCGTGA